CTAAGTCTTAGGGCCATTTCCTTGTAATCCTCTGCCAAGGTACAACTCTGTTTATAATCACTACAACTCTTAACATTGTTTCACAGAGCAATTTAGCTCCTCACCATCCCAATTAATCTTTTACCAAACAAGATTTTAGCTTTACCTGTGTGTAACCAAAAAGCTCATTCAaccatttttcaaaacaaatctATCGGCAGTTTTTTCTCTCTAGGCTTGGATGATATTCAGGGCTCTTTCTCTCATGTGCTTTTTATGGGTTCCTCAGAAATTCCCCATGAGCGTTATCTAACTGCAGATCCCTCTGAGTCAATGTCCTTCTTCTGGCTGGTCTTTACAACTCTGAATCCATCAAGTTCACCTACAGCCACTTTTGTTAAGGTAACTTTATTCTAACAGGAAGCCCTCTTGGGTAGGATCTTCTTATATATGACCCCCCAGGTTGGTCCCTATCTGTGGGGTTCATATCTGGCCCTCAAGATTAAAAAAACTCCCTTGCTCAGTTTAGTCCCAACTCTGTCCTGTTCTGTGTCACTACAGGTTGCTTCAGCTAACCTCTTTTCTATACTGCTTTTTGGGTGTGAATTGTTACCAGCGGGTGGTAACCATTTCTCATTACTCACAACATTCactaaaaataaacttgaaatggGTCAAGAATCTAACTGAAAAATGGAActatacaaatagaaaaaaacatgggTAAAGTCTAGAAACTGAATGTGTGAAAAATTTTCTGATAATGACTCAAAATTCATagatgataaaagaaagaaattgataaatctcattatgttaaaaaaaaataaacttttacgTGACAAAAAACCACCACAAGCAAAACCAAAAGACAACTGACAAACTATGAGAAAAGATTTGCAATATACATCACAAATGAAGGGTTAATGTCTCTCATatataaacaacattttaaaatgagaggaagaaaagaccaaacactcaataaaaaaagggacaaaagatatgaatagacaacttacataaaaaataaaactattaagaaaacaattccttttaaaataacatagaaaagaataaaataattaggaataaattttacaGAAGAAGTGGAAAATTTATTCCCTGAAatctataaaacattgttgaaagaaattgaaaagatctaaacaaatggaaagacatcccatgttcatgaatcagaagacttaatattgctaagatggcaatactcttcaaattgatctacagaatcaatgcaatctATATCAGAATCCTAGCTGGCTTGTTTGTAAAAAtagacaagctaattctaaaattcatatgaaagcTTAAGGGACTGTGAATAACCAATCTTGAAAATGAAAAGTTGGAGagctcacacttcccaatttcaaaacttactacaaagctacagtaatcaaaacagtatgatattggcataaggatagacatgtagatcaatggaatagaattgagagtccagaaataaacccatgtatttATGAACAAGTGATTTTTCAATCAgggtgatgagaacattcaatggggaaagaatagtcttttcaacaaacgatactgtgaaaactggatattcacatgcaaaagaatgaagttgggcacttaccttataccatatacaaaaattaactcaaaatggattttttagaagaaaacataggggtaaatcaCTGTGACCTTGCATTtagcaatggattcttagatatgacaccaaaagcacaagcaaccaaagaaaaaataggtaaatacttttgtgcttcaaagaacactATCAAGAAGGTGAGAAGACAACCCACAGTATGGGAagaaatttttgcaaatcattgggtaattttatctttttattattgttgtaagatatacatatatatagatatagatacacacacatacatacatacatacagagagagagagagagagatgcaaatGATAATCctatgtttaatcatttgaggaactccagactgttttccaaagtggctgtaccattttacattccaccagcagtgtatgagggttctgatttctttacatcctcgccaacacttattATCTGACTTCTCCTTCTAGCCACCCTAAGGAGTATGAAGTAGTGTCTGGTAGTTAAACAAatgattaaacatagagttactatatgacccagtaattccactcctaggtgtatacccaggataaatgaaaacttatgtccacacaaaaacttcatattcatagcagtattatttgcaatagccaaaaggtagaaacaatccaaatgcctaTAAACtgataaatcaataaacaaaatatggggccagcctgtggctcactcgggagagtgtggtgctgataacaccaaggccacaggttcagatcccttatagggatggctggttagctcactggctgagcgtggtgctgacaacaccaagtcaagggttaagatccccttaccggtcatctttaaaaataaataagtaaataaataaaaagaaacaaaatatggtatatccatatgatggaatattcttcagccatagaaatgaaataaatactgatacatgctaaaacatggatAAACCATAAAAACAtggctgagtgaaagaagccagtcacaaaatatatatacacatatatatattacattatcCCATTTATAAGAATAAGGAAATTATGTAGAGATAGAAGgtaaattagtggttgcttagggctggagGTAATGTGGGGTGATAGTTAAGGGGAAAATTGATAGCGGTGATGGTTGTGaatttctgtgaatatactaaaaaccattggaTCGTGCACTTTAAaggggtgaattgtatggtatgttaattatatctcaataaagctgtcacaaaaaaagatataatagTGGCTCTTAAATGTATGAAAAGATCCTCAATTTcattcataaaaaagaaatgctaattaaaactatACCAGTATATAATGTCTtacctatcagattggcaaagattATAAATTATGACATACAACACATTCTGTTGGCAAGGCTGGGGGGAAACAGGCATGCTCTTTAGttgttgatgggaatgcaaaattatacaaccattatggagaaGAATTTAGCAGTATCTACTAAAACTACAATTCATTTTATCTTCTGACCCAACAaatccacttctaggaatttaccctGGTAAAGTATGCCTGGGAAGTAAATGTGGTCAATCTCCCAACCCATACCAGTCCTGCAACTCCCCTTAAAGGACTTCACGTGTCTCAGAATTAGCAGGAGCAGTGGGCGGTGCCAGAGACCACTGTACCAAGCAATAGGACATCCAGCCTGAGTTTAGGTTGGGAGAATAGGGAATAGGCAGCACCATTTGAAGGGGTTTTCAATGACAGAAAAATCCAGAGTGAAGATAAACACTATCAAAAAAGCCACAAATAAACTTCACTCAGAAACCACCAGACCTAACCAGAATAAGACAAGGTTACCTACGCACAGTTGGCCACAACTAAGTCCATTAAGTAGACTTCACATTTCCCCACTCCTTTCTCCCTGTTCCTACACACAGGGGAAGCTGGAGCCTGGAAGAGGGAGAACAGCTACAGAACTCTGAATCctttttaagattagaaatttAAAACTGAGCTggactaaattattttttttttaaagagctttattgagatataaatcACATACAATCCAGCCATTTCAAATATACACATGaatggttttcagtatattcacagaaatgtgcaaccatcaccacaattttagaacattttcatcacctcgaAAAGAAAGACTGTACCATTTAAAtatcaccccccaccccaacccctacCTCCAGCCCTAAGACTAaatttttgtctctatagatttccctCTTCTAGACTTTTATGtgaatgaaatcatataatatgtgctgggtttttttatgactggcttctttcacttcagATAATGCTTTAGAGTTTCACCCAAGCTGTAGCTTGTATCAACACTTCGTCTCTTTTTAAGGCCAGTAATAGTTCactgtatggacataccacattttgttcatccattcatctttgggttgtttccagcttttggctattatgaataatgctgctataaacattcttgtataagtttttgtgtggacatatgtttcatttctcttgagtacaaccataggagtgaaattgctgggtcatactgTAATTAACTCTATATTTAACCATTTGAGGGACTTCCAGACTGTTTCCAAAGtgactgtgccattttacattcccaccaatagccaatgagggtttcaatttctttgcatccttgccaaaatttatctgactttttgattctagccatcttagtgggtgtgaagtggtatctcataaTTCTGATTACTAAtcgcatttccctgattactaatgatgttgagcattttttcatgtgcttattgtcatatgtatatcttccttgaaaaatttctattcagatcctttgcccaatttttaattggtttgtttgCCTTTTCTCTATTTAGTTGTAAGACTTCTTTATCTATTCttgatacaagtcccttatcagatatatgatttgcaaattctcccattttgtgagttgtctttttactttcttgataataTTCTCTaaagtataaaagataaaagtttataattttgatgaagtctaatttatctcttttttattgctcatgcttttggtgttatatttaagaatctttacatttagttctttgatccatttagagttaatttttcTGTGTGATGTGAAGTAAGGATTTAacttaattcttttgcatgtgagtattcagttgtcccagcagcatttgttttctttccccattgaatgttCTTGGCACCTTGGTTGAAAATTACTTGGTCATAGATCCATGAGTTTACTTCtaaactctcaattctattccattgatctatatgtctatctttatgccagtaccacaccgttttgattacagtagctttgtatTGAATTTTGAATTTGGGAAGTGTAAGTCcttctactttgtttttctttttagaattgtTTTGGTGGACTAAATTTTAATAACTGAAATTGTCACTTCTGGGATATACCTGATTTTTTATTTAAGAGATGAGAATGATAGCACAGTTAAATGTAGtggttagaaaaaataaaacaatttaattttcatacCCAGAGAGTTAAGACTACACAAAAATTAGGCACAATAAGTACTCTTGGAATTTGAAGAAATCTTAGGGAGGGATTTGGACTTAACACGGAATTGGGATGTTCAAGACAGTTTTATCTGAGTCTTACAGGGCAAGGAGGCCccagttgatttctgggttgtatATATTTGCTTGTGTTTTGCCTTGGAGTAATTCTCcagatattttatgtttttactcaGGTGTAGATCTTGTCAGTCACCTATATTAACTTTATCAATTTCATAAGTGCTTCTTAAATAAatctttctgagtttttttcACCCCTTGGTCCCTCTTTATTTTCCACACAGTGTTATtaagaaaacacatacacacacacacacacaaaccaatactttttttttttttttgtccaggaTTATGGCAAATCTGAAGATATTCCTGAGGAGGTAGCTGCAGCTAAACAATGATAAAGAGGTGCGTGTCCCCATGGAAGATTCAAGCCTGTCCAGCAGTGTTGATGTGGACAAAGGCTTTGCCATTGCCTTTGTTGTTCTTCTGTTTCTATTCCTTACAGTCACAATTCTTCGATGTGCCAAGTTGGTGAAGAATCCCTATGAGGCCAGTTCCACAACCACAGAGCCATCTCTGAGCTGAAGTATAATAAAACCAGTAGACTCCCCCTATAAGAGATTTGAAATCTTTTATACAGACTTTTATGATCCAGTCTTTATATTATTTCACCTTCCTATTTCTCAGCCTTCTCACTCATGCATTTCACAATGGGCACAGGAGGGAGAGTCAAGAATAATAAAAGGAGATGAAATACAAACCACTTTGTGTCGTTCTTATTTAGGGAAATGGTTCCTAAAGTGGGACAGAGACAGGGTAAGTTTATTGGCTAGAATAAAGCCACAGTTTCAATCCTCCAGTGTCTAATGTCCTTAGGATGGGACAGTGGGCCATAATTTTATGACATAATGTGACATAATATCATTATGCCTGGTAAGGCCTATCTGAAATTAGAGGCTCACCTAGAGGTGGCAGACTTGAGTGGTCCCTTTGGTTATACAAATGTAAGATCACCAGGAACCAATTGTCCTGTTATAAGAGTCTAACAAGACCTTTTTAGTGTGTGAAGTTTTGCAAAATCTGCCCTGCTCAAGTGGATAGAACTCTGTGGTAGAGGGAGACTAATTTGCCTTTGGCAAATcccttaatttctctgagcccaaatttcctcttctataaagtaacatgtagtgggttgaatgcgggccccaaaaagatatgtccatgtcctaacccccaggacctgtgaatgtgaccttatttggaaaaagggtcttcaCCTTTgtaatgtaattaagttaagaatctCAAGATAGActcatcctggattatctaggtgagccctaaatccaatcaTAAAtgctatgagttgaattgtgtcccccaaagtttcatgtattagaaacttaatccccactgtaacaatgctgagggtgggaaatcctattatggtaattgaaaggtggggccctgaagaggtgataagattgtgaGGGCTatactcttgtgaatggattgatccattcatggagtaatgggcatggttctgatggctttaaaaggagagcaaatgaggttactctctctcccttgctcagccattcccaccatgtgacaccctgcattgctgtggagagtcaccatcaAAGAAGGCTCTctctagatgtgttccctggactttgtacttcccagcctctggaactataaagaataaattttatttctttataaattacccagtttcaggtacttttttataagcaatagaaacagactaatacaacaagtgtccttataaaaaaggccatgtgatgacagaagcaaaaattgaaatcatgcagccacaagccaaagaatccTTGCCCAGCAACACCAGAAGCTTGAacaggcaaggaaggattctcccctagagcctttggTGGGTGGCAGTGTGTCCTCACTGatatcttgattttggacttctggcctccagaactatgaaagaataaatttctgttgctttaagccactagtgtggtaatttgttatgacagTCTCAGTAAACTAGCACATAatacaatcatcatcatcatcataccagaaactttttaagagaaaagggaaggaaatcatAGTCTCTACTTTCCAAAGTTTGAAGGTAGGAAACTTGGTAGAGAGGGCTATGGGCGAAATGGCTGGCAAGTCCACAAGGGAATTCACTAGGAAAAAAGGGGATATCTAGGCTGCTGACCAAAGCTCAACACAAGTTTGGCTAAAGTGGATTAGTTTTAGCACAGGAAGTGTTGGAGAATTAAAGCTCTCATGTCTTGCCACACTGGCCAAATATCCTAGGCAGCAGTAACTACTAGCATGTGAGTGTGAACTGAGAGTCATAACCTTGGAATCTAAATGTGGGGCGTCACTCAGGCTTATTGGGCTTATGCAGGGACTTGGACCAGCAAGCAGTCACTTCAGAGGAAACATGTATCCATGGAACCATGTTGGACCAGGATTTAACAGCCATACCATATGGTATGGAGACACATCTAGCCATGCACTGTTAGAGAGACTTTATAACTGTCTCTGTTCCTGACTCCTGGAAGTAGGACTGCCCCAGTCCTTTGAGTAAGGGGTTTGAGTAAGCCCCTAGGATTCTTTGAAAATGGGATCAGGGCAATCAAAGCCTTCCAAAGGAAATACTAGACTTAAGCTGCACTAGAACAGAAGGTAAGAGAGTGCTGTATTTGTTAAACTGGAggtagggagagagaaagagaggatttACATCttaatttgatgaaaagaaactcAGGGCAAGATTCAGTGCAGGTGAAAGCAGATTAGTATTGATGTCAGTACTTGAGGGCTACAGTATGTTTCCTCCAGGAACTCAGAAATTAACCTTTCCCCCACCTCTTAAAATAAGCTGCAAACTCATGATTAATAATAGCATCAATATGCAGTCACCACAGAGTCACAGGCTTGACAATTATCTGACTTTCTCCAGTAAcctatctaaaaaagaaaaatgcatcgCTCGGGAGAAGTAAATCATCTGTGGAAGCAGAGTAAGAGGAACAACCTAAAGCAAACACACAGATTGAAGAGAGGGCAATTTAGCCATTGAACAGTAGAGTATTTCCAGTTCCAGTGGTCAGAATGTCCTCAGTGTGGAGATGCAGGGAGTTGCAGCCCACAGACCTTGGATCTGTCTGGTTTTACTGCTCACATTATCTCTGTTAATCTGATATCCTTAAACATTCCTTTCACCCACCTCAAACTGGCAGGT
The sequence above is drawn from the Cynocephalus volans isolate mCynVol1 chromosome 8, mCynVol1.pri, whole genome shotgun sequence genome and encodes:
- the CTXND2 gene encoding cortexin domain containing 2 → MEDSSLSSSVDVDKGFAIAFVVLLFLFLTVTILRCAKLVKNPYEASSTTTEPSLS